A genomic window from Molothrus ater isolate BHLD 08-10-18 breed brown headed cowbird unplaced genomic scaffold, BPBGC_Mater_1.1 matUn_MA511, whole genome shotgun sequence includes:
- the AGFG2 gene encoding arf-GAP domain and FG repeat-containing protein 2 isoform X1: MAAGSGGTGTGPGAGPGGGPGARRGSAGRDAEAEVWCRRVRELVSADPANRLCFECGQRGVTYVDISVGSLVCTGCSGALRGLNPPHRVKSISMTTFSEAEVLFLQAHGNEACRRVWLGTFDPRTSLLPDSRDPQKVKEFLQEKYEKKRWYVPPEQVKEQVKEQVKEQVKPPQSTSAEPGPPQLLHGDTGMLPQPRPAARKASTDLLADIGGDPFASPAPAPAFAAFPAPAQSAFPSFDAFGTSPGALGAPTFGGAVPPFYIPPSTTGYTNPFTAPMAPRPSTNPFEINGPSAAFNSPPVPGGFPSPFQADGLPFSWFSVAKASTNPFVTVPSPAAPFGIRHRATNPFL; this comes from the exons ATggcggcgggcagcggcggcaccggcacagggccgggagcggggcccggcggAGGCCCCGGGGCCCGCAGGGGCAGCGCGGGCCGGGACGCGGAGGCCGAGGTTTGGTGCCGGCGGGTTCGGGAGCTGGTGAGCGCGGATCCCGCCAACCGGCTCTGCTTCGAATGCGGCCAGCGCGGCGTCACCTACGTGGACATCAGCGTGGGCAGCCTCGTGTGCACCGGCTGCTCGGGGGCGCT GCGGGGACTGAACCCCCCGCACCGCGTCAAGTCCATCTCCATGACGACGTTCAGCGAGGCCGAggtgctgttcctgcaggcGCACGGCAATGAG gcctgcaggaggGTCTGGCTGGGCACCTTCGACCCCCGGACGTCGCTTCTCCCCGACTCCCGCGACCCCCAGAAGGTTAAGGAGTTCCTGCAGGAGAAATACGAGAAGAAGCGATG GTACGTGCCACCAGAACAAGTGAAAGAACAAGTGAAAGAACAAGTGAAAGAACAAGTGAAGCCCCCCCAGAGCACATCAGCAGAGCCCGggcccccccagctcctccacgGGGATACAGGGATGCTGCCACAG CCTCGCCCAGCTGCCCGAAAGGCCAGCACCGACCTCCTGGCTGACATCGGGGGGGACCCCTtcgccagcccagcccctgcccctgccttcGCTGCCTTCCCTG ccccagcccagtcTGCTTTCCCCAGTTTCGATGCCTTTGGAACCAGCCCTGGAGCCCTTGGAGCACCCACGTTTGGGGGGGCTGTGCCCCCCTTCTACATCCCCCCCAGCACCACAG GCTACACCAACCCCTTCACTGCCCCCATGGCGCCCAGACCCTCCACGAACCCCTTCGAGATCAACGGGCCCA GTGCTGCTTTCAATTCACCCCCTGTTCCTGGGGgcttccccagccccttccaggCCGATG GTTTGCCTTTCTCTTGGTTCAGCGTTGCCAAAGCTTCCACCAACCCCTTCGTG ACTGTCCCGTCTCCGGCGGCGCCGTTCGGGATCCGGCATCGGGCCACCAACCCCTTCCTATGA
- the AGFG2 gene encoding arf-GAP domain and FG repeat-containing protein 2 isoform X2, whose product MAAGSGGTGTGPGAGPGGGPGARRGSAGRDAEAEVWCRRVRELVSADPANRLCFECGQRGVTYVDISVGSLVCTGCSGALRGLNPPHRVKSISMTTFSEAEVLFLQAHGNEACRRVWLGTFDPRTSLLPDSRDPQKVKEFLQEKYEKKRWYVPPEQVKEQVKEQVKEQVKPPQSTSAEPGPPQLLHGDTGMLPQPQPSLLSPVSMPLEPALEPLEHPRLGGLCPPSTSPPAPQATPTPSLPPWRPDPPRTPSRSTGPVLLSIHPLFLGASPAPSRPMVCLSLGSALPKLPPTPS is encoded by the exons ATggcggcgggcagcggcggcaccggcacagggccgggagcggggcccggcggAGGCCCCGGGGCCCGCAGGGGCAGCGCGGGCCGGGACGCGGAGGCCGAGGTTTGGTGCCGGCGGGTTCGGGAGCTGGTGAGCGCGGATCCCGCCAACCGGCTCTGCTTCGAATGCGGCCAGCGCGGCGTCACCTACGTGGACATCAGCGTGGGCAGCCTCGTGTGCACCGGCTGCTCGGGGGCGCT GCGGGGACTGAACCCCCCGCACCGCGTCAAGTCCATCTCCATGACGACGTTCAGCGAGGCCGAggtgctgttcctgcaggcGCACGGCAATGAG gcctgcaggaggGTCTGGCTGGGCACCTTCGACCCCCGGACGTCGCTTCTCCCCGACTCCCGCGACCCCCAGAAGGTTAAGGAGTTCCTGCAGGAGAAATACGAGAAGAAGCGATG GTACGTGCCACCAGAACAAGTGAAAGAACAAGTGAAAGAACAAGTGAAAGAACAAGTGAAGCCCCCCCAGAGCACATCAGCAGAGCCCGggcccccccagctcctccacgGGGATACAGGGATGCTGCCACAG ccccagcccagtcTGCTTTCCCCAGTTTCGATGCCTTTGGAACCAGCCCTGGAGCCCTTGGAGCACCCACGTTTGGGGGGGCTGTGCCCCCCTTCTACATCCCCCCCAGCACCACAG GCTACACCAACCCCTTCACTGCCCCCATGGCGCCCAGACCCTCCACGAACCCCTTCGAGATCAACGGGCCCA GTGCTGCTTTCAATTCACCCCCTGTTCCTGGGGgcttccccagccccttccaggCCGATG GTTTGCCTTTCTCTTGGTTCAGCGTTGCCAAAGCTTCCACCAACCCCTTCGTG A
- the LRCH4 gene encoding leucine-rich repeat and calponin homology domain-containing protein 4 isoform X1 codes for MAAGAVGAVPAEPLPLPGRLPGGAGTERALEEAEASGTLSLAGRRLRAFPAAAARRWDLSDTTQADLSRNRFGEVPEAACRLVSLEGLSLHHNCLRSVPPAIANLQALAHLDLSRNQLSSLPACLCLLPLRVLNASNNRLARLPPNLGALRTLRQLDVGCNRLRALPPGLGQLRALRDLNVRRNQLAALPEELSELPLVRLDFSCNQVVAIPRCFRRLRHLQTLLADNNPLQFPPAQICLKGKVHVFKYLEAEAAAHPAPACPPDESCPLRQRGGLDSGFHSVDSGSKRWSGNECSDESSEPSRQHREMHGRAACDSDPEQLEEEPSPEEQQSETPEGSRGVPNCRRRPKNLEVWMERERERSRDRTPPRRPPQDPDGAPSPPKPSACCSPSSSSSSSSHSATKPEPRGAAAAAAAGRAGGGPGAAGARGSAAEALGEPPQPPPDAAALRGEAPPPPAPSPRAALRPLLRPPHGAARGRPPRALWLLRDPPKNWGTPPEPWGSPPDLGEPPDPRGGSQSLHLFLSPSPLLSCALTLGKLRQVRGRG; via the exons ATGGCCGCGGGGGCGGTGGGGGCTGTCCCGGCTgagccgctgccgctgccgggCCGTCTGCCTGGAGGAGCCGGCACGGAGCGCGCCCTGGAAGAAGCAGAGGCGTCCGGCACCCTCAGCTTGGCCGGCCGGCGGCTGCGCGCCttcccggcggcggcggcgcggcgctGGGACCTCAGCGATACCACCCAGGCCG ACCTGTCCCGGAACCGTTTCGGGGAGGTGCCGGAGGCCGCCTGCCGCCTGGTCTCTCTGGAAGGGCTGAGCCTGCACCACAACTGCCTGCGCAGCGTCCCCCCGGCCATCGCCAACCTGCAGGCCCTGGCTCACCTGGACCTCAG CCGCAACCAGCTGAGCTCGCTGCCCgcctgcctgtgcctgctgccgCTCCGTGTCCTCAACGCCAGCAACAACCGCCTGGCCCGGCTGCCGCCGAACCTGGGCGCCCTCCGCACGCTGCGGCAGCTG GACGTGGGCTGTAACCGGCTGCGGGCGCTGccgccggggctggggcagctgcgGGCGCTGCGGGACCTCAACGTGCGGCGGAACCagctggcagcgctgcccgagG AGCTCTCGGAGCTGCCCCTGGTCCGCCTGGATTTCTCCTGCAACCAGGTGGTGGCGATTCCGCGCTGCTTCCGCCGGCTCCGGCACCTCCAGACCCTCCTGGCGGACAACAACCCGCTCCAGTTcccccctgcccag ATCTGCCTGAAGGGCAAAGTCCACGTCTTCAAGTACCTGGAAGCCGAGGCTGCCgcccatcctgctccagcatg ccccccggATGAGTCGTGTCCCCTCCGGCAGCGAGGGGGGCTGGACTCCGGCTTCCACAGCGTGGACAGCGGCAGCAAGCGCTGGTCGGGGAAcgag TGCTCGGATGAGTCCTCGGAGCCATCCCGGCAACACAGAGAGATGCACGGCAGGGCAG cctgtgACAGTGACCCggagcagctggaagaggagcCCTCGCCCGAG gagcagcagagtgagacccctgagggcagcag ggggGTCCCCAACTGCCGGCGGCGCCCCAAGAACCTGGAGGTGtggatggagagagagagagagaggagccGGGACAG gacccccccccggagacccccccaggaccccgacggagcccccagccccccaaaacccagcgcctgctgcagcccttcctcctcctcctcttcctcctcccacagTGCCACCAAGCCAG AGCCTCGAGGCGCTGCTGCAGCTGCGGCTGCCGGACGAGCTGGGgggggacctggagctgctggggcgCGTGGCAGCGCGGCTGAAGCCCTGGGCG agcccccccagcccccgcCGGACGCCGCCGCCCTCCGAG GTGAAGCCCCCCCACCCCCGGCGCCCTCCCCCCGGGCTGCTCTTCGCCCTCTTCTACGGCCTCCTCATGGCGCTGCTCGTGGCCGCCCACCGCGCGCTCTTTGGCTGCTGagggacccccccaaaaactGGGGAACCCCCCCAGAACCTTGGGGGAGCCCCCCGGACCTGGGGGAACCCCCAGACCCCCGGGGAGGGTCCCAATCTTTGCACCTTTTCTTGTCCCCTTCACCCCTTTTGTCTTGTGCCTTAAcgctggggaaactgaggcaggtAAGGGGGAGGGGCTGA
- the LRCH4 gene encoding leucine-rich repeat and calponin homology domain-containing protein 4 isoform X2, with protein MAAGAVGAVPAEPLPLPGRLPGGAGTERALEEAEASGTLSLAGRRLRAFPAAAARRWDLSDTTQADLSRNRFGEVPEAACRLVSLEGLSLHHNCLRSVPPAIANLQALAHLDLSRNQLSSLPACLCLLPLRVLNASNNRLARLPPNLGALRTLRQLDVGCNRLRALPPGLGQLRALRDLNVRRNQLAALPEELSELPLVRLDFSCNQVVAIPRCFRRLRHLQTLLADNNPLQFPPAQICLKGKVHVFKYLEAEAAAHPAPACPPDESCPLRQRGGLDSGFHSVDSGSKRWSGNECSDESSEPSRQHREMHGRAACDSDPEQLEEEPSPEEQQSETPEGSRGVPNCRRRPKNLEVWMERERERSRDRTPPRRPPQDPDGAPSPPKPSACCSPSSSSSSSSHSATKPAPPDPDQLMAELRQSLEALLQLRLPDELGGDLELLGRVAARLKPWASPPSPRRTPPPSEVKPPHPRRPPPGLLFALFYGLLMALLVAAHRALFGC; from the exons ATGGCCGCGGGGGCGGTGGGGGCTGTCCCGGCTgagccgctgccgctgccgggCCGTCTGCCTGGAGGAGCCGGCACGGAGCGCGCCCTGGAAGAAGCAGAGGCGTCCGGCACCCTCAGCTTGGCCGGCCGGCGGCTGCGCGCCttcccggcggcggcggcgcggcgctGGGACCTCAGCGATACCACCCAGGCCG ACCTGTCCCGGAACCGTTTCGGGGAGGTGCCGGAGGCCGCCTGCCGCCTGGTCTCTCTGGAAGGGCTGAGCCTGCACCACAACTGCCTGCGCAGCGTCCCCCCGGCCATCGCCAACCTGCAGGCCCTGGCTCACCTGGACCTCAG CCGCAACCAGCTGAGCTCGCTGCCCgcctgcctgtgcctgctgccgCTCCGTGTCCTCAACGCCAGCAACAACCGCCTGGCCCGGCTGCCGCCGAACCTGGGCGCCCTCCGCACGCTGCGGCAGCTG GACGTGGGCTGTAACCGGCTGCGGGCGCTGccgccggggctggggcagctgcgGGCGCTGCGGGACCTCAACGTGCGGCGGAACCagctggcagcgctgcccgagG AGCTCTCGGAGCTGCCCCTGGTCCGCCTGGATTTCTCCTGCAACCAGGTGGTGGCGATTCCGCGCTGCTTCCGCCGGCTCCGGCACCTCCAGACCCTCCTGGCGGACAACAACCCGCTCCAGTTcccccctgcccag ATCTGCCTGAAGGGCAAAGTCCACGTCTTCAAGTACCTGGAAGCCGAGGCTGCCgcccatcctgctccagcatg ccccccggATGAGTCGTGTCCCCTCCGGCAGCGAGGGGGGCTGGACTCCGGCTTCCACAGCGTGGACAGCGGCAGCAAGCGCTGGTCGGGGAAcgag TGCTCGGATGAGTCCTCGGAGCCATCCCGGCAACACAGAGAGATGCACGGCAGGGCAG cctgtgACAGTGACCCggagcagctggaagaggagcCCTCGCCCGAG gagcagcagagtgagacccctgagggcagcag ggggGTCCCCAACTGCCGGCGGCGCCCCAAGAACCTGGAGGTGtggatggagagagagagagagaggagccGGGACAG gacccccccccggagacccccccaggaccccgacggagcccccagccccccaaaacccagcgcctgctgcagcccttcctcctcctcctcttcctcctcccacagTGCCACCAAGCCAG cccccccagaCCCCGACCAGCTGATGGCTGAGCTGCGACAG AGCCTCGAGGCGCTGCTGCAGCTGCGGCTGCCGGACGAGCTGGGgggggacctggagctgctggggcgCGTGGCAGCGCGGCTGAAGCCCTGGGCG agcccccccagcccccgcCGGACGCCGCCGCCCTCCGAG GTGAAGCCCCCCCACCCCCGGCGCCCTCCCCCCGGGCTGCTCTTCGCCCTCTTCTACGGCCTCCTCATGGCGCTGCTCGTGGCCGCCCACCGCGCGCTCTTTGGCTGCTGa
- the PCOLCE gene encoding procollagen C-endopeptidase enhancer 1 isoform X1 — protein MSRLGAPLPLLLLGALWALSPPRAAGQEPPPSPAPSPRPNATRPVFPVFPCGGDHRGESGFIASEGFPRHYPPGSNCTWTITVPEGQVATLSFRVFDLEPDPRCRFDALSVFGGHGPAAPLLGRFCGTFRPGALRAPQNRLRLHMESDGATAGRGFLAWFSAGSPPSHGPPQGRRRSGVFNKPHFFGESWHYFDEHQFCGGRLEKPQGSLSTPNWPEENYPPGISCSWHIVAPPGKVVELRFGKFDVEPDPHCRYDYVAVFEGGARDDARRLGRFCGEETPGPIVSSSPELLVQFVSDLSVTADGFSASYTLRDPAGGSETPETPAPKPRGGSKAKAPPGPKAEPPPTAAPCPQRCRRAGTLQSNFCSSDFVLTGTVKSVSRGPPQEPGWAVLSVLGVFKAAAPLGLPQPAKGSSLRLQLPCRLCPSLKKGSSYVLMGRLDADGAALLPPDAFVVPYRPQQQQLLGNLSKRPCRGSP, from the exons ATGAGCCGCCTCGGggcgccgctgccgctgctgctgctcggggCGCTGTGGGCGCTGAGTCCCCCCCGGGCCGCGGGGCAGGAGCCgcccccgagccccgcgccCAGCCCCCGGCCCAACGCCACCAG gCCGGTGTTCCCGGTGTTCCCGTGCGGGGGGGACCATCGCGGCGAGTCGGGGTTCATCGCCAGCGAGGGCTTCCCCCGGCATTACCCCCCCGGCAGCAACTGCACCTGGACCATCACG gtgcccgAGGGCCAGGTGGCCACGCTGTCGTTCCGCGTGTTCGACCTGGAGCCGGACCCGCGGTGCCGTTTCGACGCCCTGTCCGTGTTCGGGGGCCACGGCCCCGCGGCGCCGCTCCTGGGGCGCTTCTGCGGCACCTTCCGCCCCGGGGCGCTCCGGGCGCCCCAAAACCGGCTCCGCCTGCACATGGAGAGCGACGGCGCCACGGCCGGACGGGGGTTCCTGGCCTGGTTCAGCGCCGGCAGCCCCCCGAGCCACG GGCCCCCCCAGGGACGGCGGCGCTCGGGGGTCTTTAATAAACCCCATTTTTTCGGGGAGTCCTGGCACTATTTTGACG AGCATCAGTTTTGTGGCGGGCGGCTGGAGaagccccagggcagcctgagcACCCCGAACTGGCCCGAGGAGAATTATCCACCCGgcatcagctgctcctggcacatcGTGGCCCCCCCCGGCAAG GTGGTGGAGCTGCGGTTCGGGAAGTTCGACGTGGAGCCCGACCCTCACTGCCGCTACGATTACGTGGCCGTGTTCGAGGGGGGGGCGCGGGACGACGCGCGGCGCCTCGGCCGCTTCTGTGGGGAGGAGACCCCCGG ccccatcGTGTCCAGCTCCCcggagctgctggtgcagttCGTGTCCGACCTGAGCGTCACCGCCGACGGCTTCTCGGCCTCCTACACCCTGCGGGACCCCGCAGGAGGCAGCGAGACCCCCGAGACCCCCGCCCCAAAGCCCCGGGGGGGCTCCAAAGCCAAGGCGCCCCCCGGCCCCAAAGCCGAGCCCCCCCCCACGGCCGCCCCCTGCCCCCAGCGCTGCCGCCGCGCCGGGACCCTGCAGAGCAACTTCTGCAGCAGCGACTTCG TGTTGACCGGGACGGTGAAGTCGGTGTCGCGGGGCCCTCCGCaggagccgggctgggccgtGCTCTCCGTGCTCGGCGTGTTCAAGGCGGCGGCGCCGCTGGGGCTGCCTCAGCCCGCCAAGGGCTCCTCGCTgcggctgcagctgccctgccgCCTCTGCCCCTCGCTCAAGAAAG GCTCCAGCTATGTCCTGATGGGGCGGCTGGACGCGGACGGGGCGGCGCTGCTGCCGCCCGACGCCTTCGTGGTGCCCTACcgcccgcagcagcagcagttgctGGGCAACCTCAGCAAGAGGCCGTGTCGGGGGAGCCCCTGA
- the PCOLCE gene encoding procollagen C-endopeptidase enhancer 1 isoform X2 yields the protein MSRLGAPLPLLLLGALWALSPPRAAGQEPPPSPAPSPRPNATRPVFPVFPCGGDHRGESGFIASEGFPRHYPPGSNCTWTITVPEGQVATLSFRVFDLEPDPRCRFDALSVFGGHGPAAPLLGRFCGTFRPGALRAPQNRLRLHMESDGATAGRGFLAWFSAGSPPSHEHQFCGGRLEKPQGSLSTPNWPEENYPPGISCSWHIVAPPGKVVELRFGKFDVEPDPHCRYDYVAVFEGGARDDARRLGRFCGEETPGPIVSSSPELLVQFVSDLSVTADGFSASYTLRDPAGGSETPETPAPKPRGGSKAKAPPGPKAEPPPTAAPCPQRCRRAGTLQSNFCSSDFVLTGTVKSVSRGPPQEPGWAVLSVLGVFKAAAPLGLPQPAKGSSLRLQLPCRLCPSLKKGSSYVLMGRLDADGAALLPPDAFVVPYRPQQQQLLGNLSKRPCRGSP from the exons ATGAGCCGCCTCGGggcgccgctgccgctgctgctgctcggggCGCTGTGGGCGCTGAGTCCCCCCCGGGCCGCGGGGCAGGAGCCgcccccgagccccgcgccCAGCCCCCGGCCCAACGCCACCAG gCCGGTGTTCCCGGTGTTCCCGTGCGGGGGGGACCATCGCGGCGAGTCGGGGTTCATCGCCAGCGAGGGCTTCCCCCGGCATTACCCCCCCGGCAGCAACTGCACCTGGACCATCACG gtgcccgAGGGCCAGGTGGCCACGCTGTCGTTCCGCGTGTTCGACCTGGAGCCGGACCCGCGGTGCCGTTTCGACGCCCTGTCCGTGTTCGGGGGCCACGGCCCCGCGGCGCCGCTCCTGGGGCGCTTCTGCGGCACCTTCCGCCCCGGGGCGCTCCGGGCGCCCCAAAACCGGCTCCGCCTGCACATGGAGAGCGACGGCGCCACGGCCGGACGGGGGTTCCTGGCCTGGTTCAGCGCCGGCAGCCCCCCGAGCCACG AGCATCAGTTTTGTGGCGGGCGGCTGGAGaagccccagggcagcctgagcACCCCGAACTGGCCCGAGGAGAATTATCCACCCGgcatcagctgctcctggcacatcGTGGCCCCCCCCGGCAAG GTGGTGGAGCTGCGGTTCGGGAAGTTCGACGTGGAGCCCGACCCTCACTGCCGCTACGATTACGTGGCCGTGTTCGAGGGGGGGGCGCGGGACGACGCGCGGCGCCTCGGCCGCTTCTGTGGGGAGGAGACCCCCGG ccccatcGTGTCCAGCTCCCcggagctgctggtgcagttCGTGTCCGACCTGAGCGTCACCGCCGACGGCTTCTCGGCCTCCTACACCCTGCGGGACCCCGCAGGAGGCAGCGAGACCCCCGAGACCCCCGCCCCAAAGCCCCGGGGGGGCTCCAAAGCCAAGGCGCCCCCCGGCCCCAAAGCCGAGCCCCCCCCCACGGCCGCCCCCTGCCCCCAGCGCTGCCGCCGCGCCGGGACCCTGCAGAGCAACTTCTGCAGCAGCGACTTCG TGTTGACCGGGACGGTGAAGTCGGTGTCGCGGGGCCCTCCGCaggagccgggctgggccgtGCTCTCCGTGCTCGGCGTGTTCAAGGCGGCGGCGCCGCTGGGGCTGCCTCAGCCCGCCAAGGGCTCCTCGCTgcggctgcagctgccctgccgCCTCTGCCCCTCGCTCAAGAAAG GCTCCAGCTATGTCCTGATGGGGCGGCTGGACGCGGACGGGGCGGCGCTGCTGCCGCCCGACGCCTTCGTGGTGCCCTACcgcccgcagcagcagcagttgctGGGCAACCTCAGCAAGAGGCCGTGTCGGGGGAGCCCCTGA